The following proteins come from a genomic window of Ictalurus furcatus strain D&B chromosome 12, Billie_1.0, whole genome shotgun sequence:
- the LOC128615271 gene encoding toll-like receptor 8 → MEDAKHRLMLVCWVIITFVFGLAVCSLDIKFLRTQPCDIHQNTTTGTVEFDCRGRQLRVVPLVFENTTSLDLSENEIKNLTLDSLKGLQKLINLNLNWMNHNQHVNITEGVFANLTNLEHLRLNGLGLQEVPAQLPKSLKELRLDENKIFSLSPRNFSQLKNLTHIYLSKNCYYWNPCLINFEIEIGTFSSLHKLQHLSLSYNNLSHVPRDLPVSLVTLELASNNISFIGEDDFKELRNLKTLKIQGNCPRCHNAPYPCIPCSNGSIDIHERAFNQLRNLELLHLAGNSISIIKKVWFEKTLYLRELYLSFNFLTGQIKDGAFLSNLRLLEKLDLSFNYGLQAYPETVHLAPTFANLFSLRTLHIQGLVFKKIQNNSLASLYGLKNLSTLDLGVNFIVSVDSGIFNKFHNLKLLYLSENRLYPITNSDVSKPDNNIKPPLFNLPQLTYSSSKRKLDPYQLNKGLIKPECFAAGHVLDLSRNNLFFISPKQFEGHKNISCLNLSRNAFASALNGTEFTSLPSLKYLDLSFNKIDLAYDYAFNELIELEVLDLSFNEHYFRVPGVTHNLKFLKNLPKLRVLNMSSNSIFTLTTKHMCSDSLAELQFQHNQLGRLWKEKDETYFKLFWNLTNLTHLDISYNNVKNIPTEVYKYLPITIKRFRLNGNALTSLNWTLMRNFTQLEELILGYNSLTYASRNITQNIPSLRYLDLSHNRISQLATGFIQGAVNLKMLDLSNNKLSTINQSTFPSKDTNHLNTLWLHNNPYRCTCDIMDFILWIFESDVKIPHLVTMVKCNVPEATKGKGVIFFDIRECIDGQVAFLAYFFSTLLIVGVTFVATLMHMFYWDFSYVFYYVKAKFKGYQHLSSGDNVYGAFVTYDTKDSQVSEWVLNHLRAQLEEQGDHFLPVCLEERDWLPGCPILDSLTQSIRQSRKTVFVLTHSYVKSGSFKMAMYLAHQRLLDESEDVIVLLLLDPVLQNSHFLRLRRRLCSHSVLEWPRTPAAEPWFWQCLRNAIRVENKVMYSTIYSRYVPIKNRPREKE, encoded by the exons ATG gagGATGCCAAACACAGGTTAATGCTAGTATGCTGGGTGATAATCACATTTGTATTTGGCTTGGCAGTGTGCTCACTAGATATAAAATTCTTGAGGACACAGCCATGTGACATCCACCAGAATACCACTACCGGGACTGTTGAGTTTGACTGCCGTGGACGACAATTACGAGTCGTGCCCTTGGTTTTTGAGAACACCACCAGCCTTGATTTATCTGAGAATGAAATCAAGAATCTAACACTGGACTCATTGAAAGGCCTGCAAAAATTGAtcaatctaaatctaaattgGATGAACCATAATCAACATGTGAACATCACTGAGGGGGTTTTTGCAAATTTGACAAACCTGGAACACTTGAGGCTTAATGGACTGGGTCTGCAGGAGGTACCTGCACAGCTTCCGAAGTCCCTGAAAGAACTGAGATTGGACGAGAACAAAATTTTCTCACTAAGTCCCAGAAACTTTTCAcaattaaaaaacctgacccaTATTTATCTATCCAAAAATTGCTATTATTGGAATCCCTGTTTGATTAATTTTGAGATTGAAATTGGAACATTTTCAAGCTTGCACAAATTACAACATCTGAGTTTGTCATATAATAACCTTTCCCATGTTCCCAGAGATTTGCCTGTCTCCTTAGTAACACTTGAACTTGCTTCCAACAATATATCGTTCATTGGAGAAGATGATTTTAAAGAGCTCCGAAATCTCAAAACCCTTAAAATTCAGGGAAATTGTCCACGCTGTCACAATGCTCCATATCCCTGCATTCCATGTTCCAATGGTTCTATCGATATCCATGAACGAGCTTTCAACCAACTTCGAAACCTTGAATTACTGCATCTTGCTGGGAATTCTATTTCTATCATCAAGAAAGTTTGGTTTGAGAAAACTCTGTATCTGCGGGAACTCTACCTTTCCTTCAATTTTCTTACAGGACAGATCAAGGATGGAGCATTTTTGAGTAACTTAAGGCTTCTGGAAAAACTCGATCTCTCATTTAATTATGGATTACAAGCTTATCCAGAAACTGTGCACCTAGCACCAACCTTTGCCAACTTGTTCAGTCTCCGCACACTGCATATCCAAGGTTTGGTTTTCAAAAAGATCCAAAACAACTCATTGGCATCTCTTTATGGTTTGAAAAATCTGTCCACATTAGATTTAGGAGTAAATTTTATTGTCAGTGTGGATTCaggtatatttaacaaatttcataatttaaaaCTGCTGTATCTGTCAGAAAACCGTCTCTATCCTATCACTAACTCTGATGTTAGTAAGCCAGATAATAACATAAAGCCTCCACTCTTCAACCTACCTCAGCTGACATATTCTAGTTCTAAAAGGAAACTAGACCCATATCAGCTTAACAAAGGGCTTATCAAACCAGAATGCTTCGCTGCTGGCCATGTGTTGGATCTGAGCAGAAATAATCTGTTTTTCATTTCCCCAAAGCAATTCGAGggacataaaaacatttcctgTCTCAACCTGTCCAGAAATGCCTTCGCATCAGCATTAAATGGAACAGAATTCACATCACTGCCCAGCCTAAAATATTTAGACTTATCTTTTAACAAGATTGATTTGGCCTACGATTATGCTTTTAACGAATTAATAGAGTTGGAGGTGCTTGACCTCAGCTTTAATGAACATTATTTCCGTGTGCCTGGGGTAACTCATAATTTGAAGTTCCTAAAAAATTTGCCTAAGCTGAGAGTATTAAATATGAGTTCCAACAGCATTTTTACCCTAACAACTAAGCACATGTGCAGCGACTCGCTTGCTGAGCTCCAGTTCCAGCATAATCAACTGGGGAGGCTTTGGAAAGAGAAAGACGAAACGTATTTTAAACTTTTCTGGAACTTAACAAATCTGACACATCTTGATATATCATACAACAATGTCAAGAATATCCCTACAGAAGTGTACAAATACTTGCCTATCACAATAAAAAGATTCAGACTGAATGGCAACGCCCTGACGAGTCTTAATTGGACTTTGATGAGGAACTTTACACAGCTTGAAGAGCTCATTCTTGGCTACAACAGCTTGACGTATGCCTCTAGAAACATAACCCAGAATATCCCGTCCTTGCGTTACCTCGACCTGAGCCATAACAGAATCTCTCAGCTGGCCACTGGATTTATCCAAGGTGCTGTCAATCTTAAAATGCTGGATCTGAGTAATAATAAATTAAGCACCATTAATCAATCCACCTTCCCATCCAAGGACACAAATCATTTGAACACTTTGTGGCTCCATAACAACCCCTATCGTTGCACATGTGACATAATGGACTTTATCCTTTGGATTTTTGAAAGCGACGTGAAAATCCCCCATCTGGTCACTATGGTGAAATGCAATGTCCCTGAAGCAACCAAGGGCAAAGGGGTGATATTCTTTGACATCAGGGAATGCATTGATGGCCAAGTCGCCTTCCTGGCTTACTTCTTCTCCACTTTGCTCATTGTGGGTGTCACCTTTGTGGCAACCTTAATGCATATGTTCTACTGGGACTTTTCATATGTGTTCTACTATGTGAAGGCCAAATTCAAAGGGTACCAGCACTTGAGCTCTGGAGATAATGTCTACGGTGCCTTTGTTACATACGACACCAAAGACTCACAGGTTTCCGAGTGGGTCCTGAACCATCTCCGGGCTCAGCTTGAAGAACAAGGTGATCACTTCCTTCCAGTCTGTTTGGAAGAACGTGACTGGCTGCCTGGCTGCCCCATCCTGGACAGCCTGACCCAGAGCATTCGCCAGAGTCGCAAGACTGTCTTTGTCCTCACTCATTCCTATGTGAAGAGCGGCTCATTCAAGATGGCTATGTACCTGGCGCACCAGCGTCTGCTGGATGAAAGTGAGGATGTGATCGTGCTGCTGCTACTTGATCCTGTACTGCAGAACTCGCATTTCCTGCGCCTGCGAAGGCGCCTCTGCAGCCACAGCGTGCTCGAGTGGCCCCGGACGCCTGCCGCAGAGCCCTGGTTCTGGCAGTGTCTGAGAAATGCAATTCGGGTCGAGAACAAGGTCATGTACAGCACCATCTACTCCAGATACGTTCCTATCAAAAACAGAcccagagagaaagaatga